From Novipirellula galeiformis, the proteins below share one genomic window:
- a CDS encoding acyltransferase family protein has product MNQSPEIRNSQSLIEQRLVGIDILRGLAVLAVVLCHIPHYAIGGFRENIWFFPSLLMDFGYLGVPLFVLISGFCIHRRTAITRATSGKCSLNWVEFWKRRFWRLYPPYVAAIVLSVSFALLIHERMPDLANSIGPDLATHLLMVHNLTADYAGGLGNTPFWSLGMEEQLYAFYFLLFLMIRIRNHTVAISVAAITTIIWRGATPGLPDAYGLGYWQLWPFNFWLHWALGALAVDAYFGNCRLPRWCSSMTYGLLAATAGMLTNRLTFGFLAQTRLAELVDMDSWSGWIPNVSSVGELGFAVAFFCFLNWCVQAKDHVLLRNSLATGISCIGKISYSVYLIHVPVIFVLEKYIPFEHSQTEWILRMLIYAPICLIAGAMFYWLVERWFLAGHCPPLWRSTKPAANALS; this is encoded by the coding sequence TTGAACCAGTCGCCTGAAATAAGGAATTCACAGTCACTGATTGAGCAACGATTGGTGGGTATCGATATCCTGCGGGGTCTGGCGGTCTTAGCGGTGGTGTTATGTCACATCCCCCACTACGCGATCGGCGGTTTTCGTGAAAACATCTGGTTCTTCCCAAGCCTGCTGATGGATTTTGGTTATCTGGGAGTGCCGCTGTTTGTGCTCATTTCCGGTTTTTGTATCCATCGACGAACCGCTATCACAAGAGCCACCAGCGGCAAATGTTCATTGAACTGGGTCGAATTCTGGAAAAGGCGATTCTGGCGACTTTACCCTCCTTATGTCGCGGCCATCGTCTTGAGTGTGAGCTTCGCGTTGTTGATTCATGAGCGAATGCCTGACCTGGCGAATTCGATTGGGCCTGATCTGGCGACTCATCTGCTGATGGTTCACAACCTAACGGCTGATTACGCCGGTGGCTTGGGAAACACTCCGTTTTGGTCACTGGGAATGGAGGAACAACTTTACGCATTCTACTTCTTGCTGTTCTTAATGATTCGGATTCGGAACCACACCGTTGCGATCTCGGTGGCTGCCATCACGACTATCATTTGGCGTGGTGCTACTCCGGGCCTGCCGGACGCCTACGGACTTGGTTATTGGCAATTGTGGCCATTCAATTTTTGGCTTCATTGGGCACTGGGTGCGCTTGCCGTTGACGCTTATTTCGGAAACTGCCGTCTCCCCCGCTGGTGTTCGTCCATGACCTATGGGCTCCTCGCAGCAACAGCAGGCATGCTGACCAATCGGTTGACGTTCGGATTTCTAGCGCAGACAAGACTCGCGGAATTGGTTGACATGGACTCCTGGTCCGGATGGATTCCCAACGTGAGCAGCGTTGGTGAACTCGGATTCGCCGTTGCGTTTTTCTGCTTTCTGAACTGGTGTGTGCAGGCAAAGGACCACGTCCTATTGCGCAATTCGCTCGCGACCGGCATCTCCTGCATCGGGAAGATTTCCTACTCAGTCTATTTGATCCATGTACCGGTGATTTTTGTCCTGGAAAAGTATATTCCTTTTGAACACTCACAGACCGAATGGATTTTGCGCATGCTCATCTATGCCCCCATCTGTCTGATTGCAGGGGCGATGTTTTACTGGTTGGTAGAACGCTGGTTCCTGGCCGGCCACTGTCCACCGTTGTGGCGGTCGACGAAACCGGCTGCAAACGCACTTAGCTGA
- a CDS encoding FkbM family methyltransferase — MEPPSPAAFSRLSFVQWEFNNVRRLITRPILSLLKTAGWELRKALPVGERRLLEYKKRMRDSWGCLKEYHPGTVLDIGANEGQFAGLIREFLPGAKIVSFEPLKSCFETLQSKQAELAPSLAFHTALGSEPGTATINRSAFTPSSSLLPMGSLHKVELPHTAESVQEEIVISRLDDILNDLELEEPILMKIDVQGFEEQVLLGAEQTLQKVIAVVVEVSAQPLYEGEPGFDRIYEIMKSHGFAYCGNVDQWRNKKSGHILQFDCLFENRNLRPQS, encoded by the coding sequence TTGGAACCGCCATCGCCAGCCGCATTCTCGCGGTTGTCCTTCGTCCAATGGGAATTCAATAACGTGCGCCGGCTGATAACACGCCCTATTCTGTCGCTGCTGAAGACCGCCGGATGGGAATTACGGAAGGCCCTGCCGGTCGGAGAACGACGTTTGCTCGAGTACAAGAAGCGCATGCGTGATAGTTGGGGCTGTCTGAAGGAATATCACCCCGGTACGGTGTTGGATATCGGCGCTAATGAAGGCCAGTTCGCCGGGCTTATTCGCGAATTTCTCCCGGGGGCAAAAATCGTCTCATTCGAACCGCTGAAAAGCTGTTTTGAGACGTTGCAAAGTAAACAGGCAGAACTGGCTCCATCGTTGGCATTTCATACGGCGCTGGGCAGTGAGCCCGGTACTGCGACAATCAATCGAAGTGCTTTCACACCCAGTTCATCTCTGTTGCCGATGGGTTCGCTTCACAAAGTTGAATTGCCTCATACCGCTGAATCGGTACAGGAAGAGATTGTCATCAGCCGTCTGGACGACATCTTGAACGACCTCGAACTCGAGGAGCCGATACTGATGAAAATCGACGTTCAAGGATTTGAGGAACAAGTCCTGTTGGGTGCCGAACAAACATTGCAAAAAGTCATCGCCGTCGTGGTGGAAGTGAGCGCACAACCCTTATATGAAGGTGAACCAGGATTCGATCGCATCTACGAAATCATGAAGTCGCACGGATTTGCGTACTGCGGAAATGTCGATCAGTGGCGCAATAAGAAAAGCGGTCACATCCTGCAGTTCGACTGTTTGTTTGAAAATCGGAATCTTCGTCCCCAGTCATAA
- a CDS encoding class I SAM-dependent methyltransferase: protein MMNKALKTIFKALPGVRRIVADRDRLREDVLSLKAGQEFPPGHYYSAIPDANEAKGIGERSGNRAVCEIAGVDLNWDSQESLFLELAQFYSELPFSEAQSDREPHRYWLDNGIYCYADGVLMYTLLRHLQPARLIEIGSGFSSCLALDVNDLFLDGRMRCTFVEPYPDRLLRNLRSGDAQRVNIVQDKVQNVDPDLFEQLQPNDILFIDSSHVGKAGSDVNFLFFDILPRLKPGVWIHVHDVFYPFEYPEEWILGGRSWNEAYMLHCLLMDNSKYQIRMWGDALGAQKRHLLEKFMPLCLKNTGAGIWLEKMG from the coding sequence ATGATGAATAAAGCATTGAAGACTATTTTCAAAGCACTGCCAGGCGTGCGGCGAATTGTCGCGGACCGCGACCGGCTGAGGGAAGATGTGCTTTCGTTGAAAGCCGGGCAAGAATTTCCACCCGGGCATTACTATTCGGCTATTCCCGATGCAAATGAGGCCAAGGGAATTGGCGAGCGCTCCGGTAACCGCGCAGTCTGTGAAATAGCCGGCGTCGATCTGAATTGGGACAGTCAGGAATCGCTGTTTCTGGAACTTGCGCAATTCTACAGTGAACTACCGTTCAGTGAGGCACAGTCGGATCGGGAACCACACCGCTACTGGTTGGACAACGGAATCTATTGCTACGCGGACGGTGTCCTGATGTACACACTCCTCAGGCATCTGCAGCCCGCCCGGCTGATTGAAATCGGCTCTGGTTTTTCCTCCTGCCTCGCTCTTGATGTAAACGACCTGTTCCTTGACGGTCGTATGCGATGTACTTTTGTCGAACCTTATCCTGATCGCCTGCTGAGGAATCTCCGTTCGGGCGACGCGCAGCGAGTCAACATCGTCCAGGACAAAGTGCAGAACGTTGATCCGGATCTGTTTGAGCAGCTGCAGCCAAATGATATCCTGTTCATCGATTCGTCGCACGTGGGAAAGGCTGGCAGTGACGTCAACTTTTTATTCTTCGATATTCTGCCAAGGTTGAAACCGGGAGTTTGGATTCATGTTCACGATGTGTTCTACCCGTTTGAATATCCGGAAGAATGGATTCTGGGAGGCCGTTCCTGGAACGAAGCGTACATGCTGCATTGCCTGCTGATGGACAACAGCAAGTATCAAATCAGGATGTGGGGCGACGCGTTGGGAGCTCAGAAGCGACACCTGCTGGAGAAGTTTATGCCGCTCTGCCTAAAGAATACCGGTGCAGGTATTTGGCTAGAGAAAATGGGATAA
- a CDS encoding glycosyltransferase family 4 protein, which produces MSRLLIITRSHNPLGGADRIVADLCRELPSRGWQTILGLTRGASFDDPDAYRRVHRNLETIEIDGTHGTRAARLKSLRETIRKTSPNVVLSMRVFDAYQAVAQLKADDLSRAPRLAVGVRAYESAYISDVRRCCGNIDLCVTSGKLIAAACRQIGGMEEQRVESIAGGVHPPREAVSPKDSQSFNDQKPIRLLYAGRLEQQQKRALDLIPFTQALLALGIEFRLDICGAGPEEDRIADQLKLLIDNGQVTMHGWVDQAELYNRFYPNADCFVHFAAWEGVTISPREAMAHGVVPVVSEFTGMHAEGQFLNRINSLCFPVGHPEIAAQRVGELLSTPALLSQLSKSAMETQTGKYSHAGALDLWRDVLNQCLKLPAKVDNFPRIPERLGGRLSQWGVPSSLQLWLRRVLNKPVLHHAPGSEWPTASGLMSEVEQAEIAALAVKLEAETQLEPVA; this is translated from the coding sequence ATGTCCCGCCTGCTGATCATTACGCGATCCCACAACCCGCTCGGTGGCGCGGATCGGATTGTTGCAGATCTTTGTCGCGAGCTTCCATCACGGGGGTGGCAGACCATTCTGGGACTGACTCGCGGGGCGAGTTTTGATGATCCCGACGCCTACCGCCGTGTGCATCGCAACCTTGAAACCATCGAAATTGACGGCACACACGGCACCCGGGCGGCAAGATTAAAATCACTTCGCGAGACGATCAGAAAAACCAGCCCGAACGTCGTTTTGTCGATGCGGGTTTTTGACGCGTACCAAGCGGTCGCACAGCTCAAAGCGGACGATCTGTCCCGTGCACCGCGACTGGCCGTTGGTGTGCGTGCGTACGAGAGCGCCTACATCAGCGACGTGCGACGTTGTTGTGGCAATATCGATTTGTGTGTGACTTCGGGAAAACTAATCGCCGCAGCCTGCCGTCAAATCGGCGGTATGGAGGAACAGCGTGTTGAAAGCATCGCAGGAGGAGTCCATCCGCCACGTGAAGCTGTTTCCCCAAAAGACTCGCAATCATTTAATGACCAAAAGCCGATCCGTTTGCTGTATGCCGGCCGGTTGGAACAACAACAAAAGCGTGCACTCGATTTGATCCCGTTCACGCAGGCGTTACTGGCCTTGGGAATCGAATTCCGGCTCGATATCTGTGGCGCCGGACCGGAGGAGGATCGCATAGCCGATCAGCTGAAACTTCTGATCGACAACGGTCAGGTGACCATGCACGGTTGGGTTGACCAAGCGGAATTGTACAATCGATTCTATCCAAATGCCGATTGCTTTGTTCACTTTGCGGCATGGGAAGGAGTGACGATTTCACCGCGTGAAGCGATGGCTCATGGAGTCGTTCCGGTCGTATCAGAATTCACGGGAATGCATGCGGAGGGTCAATTCCTAAATCGCATCAATTCGCTTTGCTTTCCCGTGGGTCATCCCGAAATTGCGGCCCAGCGGGTTGGGGAATTGCTATCAACTCCCGCACTGTTATCGCAACTTTCAAAGTCTGCGATGGAAACGCAGACGGGTAAATACTCTCATGCCGGAGCATTGGATTTATGGCGTGATGTATTGAACCAATGTCTGAAGTTGCCGGCCAAAGTCGACAACTTTCCACGGATCCCCGAGCGATTGGGCGGTCGACTGAGCCAGTGGGGGGTCCCGTCTTCGCTGCAGTTGTGGCTTCGTCGTGTGTTGAATAAGCCCGTGTTGCATCATGCGCCGGGTAGTGAATGGCCGACGGCAAGTGGCCTGATGAGCGAAGTGGAACAAGCGGAGATCGCCGCGTTAGCGGTGAAGTTGGAAGCGGAGACGCAACTTGAACCAGTCGCCTGA